A stretch of Gossypium hirsutum isolate 1008001.06 chromosome A06, Gossypium_hirsutum_v2.1, whole genome shotgun sequence DNA encodes these proteins:
- the LOC107962537 gene encoding sugar transport protein 7, protein MPAGGLVPTGVAKERAELYQGRVTLYVVIACIVAAVGGSIFGYDIGISGGVTSMDGFLREFFHSVYISKQHAHENNYCKYDNQGLAAFTSSLYFAGLVASLVASPITRKYGRRTSIICGGFSFLVGATVNAAAQNLAMLLFGRIMLGVGIGFGNQAVPLYLSEMAPTHLRGALNMMFQLATTLGIFTANMVNYGTQKLEPWGWRLSLGLAAIPATLMTVGGCLLPETPNSLIEMGSKERGRKVLERIRGTDKVDAEFEDMVDASELANSIKHPFRNILKKRNRPQLVMAICMPTFQILTGINSILFYAPVLFQSMGFGGNASLYSSAVTGAVLAGSTFISIAAVDRLGRRVLLISGGIQMIICQVIVAIILGVKFGDNQELSKGYSILVVIVICLFVLAFGWSWGPLGWTVPSEIFPLEIRSAGQSITVAVNLLFTFIIAQCFLAMLCHFKFGIFLFFASWITVMTVFVYFFLPETKGVPIEEIIFLWRKHWFWKRIIPEYPEVDDNHNV, encoded by the exons ATGCCTGCTGGGGGTTTAGTTCCAACTGGGGTGGCCAAGGAGAGAGCAGAGCTGTACCAAGGAAGGGTCACCTTGTATGTGGTTATTGCATGCATTGTTGCAGCTGTTGGAGGATCAATTTTTGGATATGACATTGGAATTTCAG GTGGAGTGACATCCATGGATGGATTTCTTCGCGAATTTTTCCATTCGGTGTACATAAGCAAGCAGCATGCCCATGAAAACAACTACTGCAAGTATGACAACCAAGGGCTCGCAGCATTCACCTCGTCGTTATACTTTGCCGGTCTAGTTGCATCCTTGGTGGCATCTCCTATAACCAGGAAGTATGGTCGTCGTACAAGTATAATTTGTGGGGGATTCAGCTTCCTTGTTGGAGCAACTGTCAATGCTGCAGCTCAAAATCTGGCAATGCTCCTCTTTGGTCGAATCATGCTCGGTGTTGGGATAGGATTCGGAAACCAG GCTGTTCCATTATATCTGTCAGAAATGGCACCAACTCATCTTCGAGGAGCCCTCAACATGATGTTTCAGTTAGCAACAACGCTTGGAATCTTTACAGCAAACATGGTAAATTATGGAACTCAAAAGCTTGAGCCATGGGGATGGAGGTTGTCTCTGGGCCTAGCAGCAATACCAGCAACGTTAATGACAGTGGGAGGGTGCCTTCTTCCTGAGACACCAAACAGTTTAATCGAAATGGGATCAAAAGAGCGAGGCCGAAAGGTTCTGGAAAGGATTAGAGGAACCGATAAAGTTGATGCTGAATTCGAAGACATGGTAGATGCCAGTGAGTTGGCAAATTCAATCAAGCATCCCTTCAGAAACATCCTTAAGAAAAGGAATAGGCCTCAACTAGTGATGGCAATCTGCATGCCAACATTCCAAATCCTAACAGGCATAAACTCCATCCTGTTTTATGCACCAGTGTTGTTCCAAAGCATGGGATTTGGAGGAAATGCTTCACTCTACTCATCAGCTGTCACAGGAGCAGTTCTTGCAGGATCTACATTCATTTCCATTGCGGCAGTCGATCGATTGGGTCGAAGAGTTTTACTTATCAGCGGCGGAATACAAATGATTATATGTCAG GTTATAGTTGCCATAATCTTGGGGGTGAAATTTGGGGACAACCAAGAACTATCAAAAGGGTACTCAATATTGGTTGTGATAGTGATATGTCTGTTTGTTTTGGCATTTGGATGGTCATGGGGTCCATTAGGGTGGACTGTACCAAGTGAGATATTCCCACTGGAAATCAGGTCTGCGGGGCAGAGCATTACGGTTGCTGTAAATCTCCTCTTCACATTCATCATTGCTCAGTGTTTTCTAGCCATGCTTTGCCATTTCAAGTTCGGGATCTTCTTGTTCTTTGCATCGTGGATCACGGTAATGACCGTCTTCGTTTACTTTTTCTTACCGGAAACCAAGGGAGTTCCAATTGAAGAAATTATATTTCTGTGGAGAAAACATTGGTTCTGGAAGAGGATTATACCTGAATATCCCGAAGTTGATGACAATCACAATGTTTAG